A stretch of DNA from Glycine max cultivar Williams 82 chromosome 18, Glycine_max_v4.0, whole genome shotgun sequence:
AATAGTACAAAGCAATTTTGGAGGATCCAAAGGAAGAAAAGGGAGAGGGTCCGTGAAGAGTGGTGGCATGTCTTAGTGCCAAAGACGTCACCCTCTTATTTGCCGACGCTATCGTCATGCCATCGCGAAATCCATAACTACCCCCCTCAACCTCCCCATGCAGATGCGAAGAATAGATGGAGCCTGAACAACAACCACCAAACCCTATGATTCATTTTCGATTTAGGGATTGTTGGAACTGTTCCAAACTTAAGTCAAGGGCAATTTTGGATTTCTGAAAATAGATGAAGGACATCTTTGTAAATGAACTTTGAAAGTTAACCTTTGTCAAAGTAATGTCTTTTAGACAAAAGGGTGCACGTGTAATTACAACAAACTTCTCTTCACCAAATGTCACTTTAATTTGCTCTATTAAAATTCAATGACCgaattaacatattttataatgtaaaaaGTCAAATTGACTTGCTGAATGTTCTTGTAAGAAAAACTGATGACAATTGCAATTGAAACTCAAACTCgttgaagaaaaaacattacTTATCAATGCAatctattttaacaaaaaagaaattgctttgacataaaaatattttaatttgcatATGGGGAAAAAACTTAAGTTGTTTtacatgcataaaaaaaacCCCGAAGTTTTAAAACAATGGgagtttcatcatttttttaagtcttcgtcataatttatactttaattcttaataaattaacatttttatgtACATTTACTTAATGTATGTTGGATAAACAGTTGGTGTTATGCTTTTCTTAAGAAGGAAGTATTTAATACACACAGGAGACACGGAGTCAAAACTCAACTCAAGCCCTTCCAAGGCTCCAGGCACATTAGCAGTAACGCGCTAAATTGACAttatttaatagattttataagaaatttattaatgataaagatatattaaactgtaaaaaatagatatattaaaaaataacatgttgTACATTACTTTTCTTAGCACACTTAACCATCCTATCGTGAGGGAATATTTTCAGAAGCATTATCGTATTCGAATACGATACCTAAAATTGAAAGAAACCAAAAGAATAATAAGTAAttgtctaaattttaaattttttacttaaataaaataataacaaattaactaataaaaacgactatcatttataaaaaaaattatatgtaaagaGAAAAACAGTTTGCTTTGAAACGTTTAGGCGATTTTTAATCCGAGTTTTTGGCGAAATTGTTGATACTTTTAAATGCTTGTAATtcacatttgtttttatttttttgaatttttatatacaaattgtatatacaataaccaaatgaataattaacTGTGATGATATAATTAATACTAACTTTACTATAATTTTCGCCGACAAAAAAATAACTACTGTAACTTTCTTTGTTTCCTAGGAATTTAGTCCGTAGGTAATTTCTTCATGGATAACTAGTTTCCTgcgaaaataaaatttgtcGAAAAAATTTCCTGTGATTTGTTTTCACGAGAAAATTTCAcgcaaatttttttacaaaaaaatcagCATAAAATTTCCTACAGATTTcattaaaggataaaaaaaatttaaaaaaatttattagggataaaaaatatatttaagtcaattCACAAATATTGTCttgcatgaaaacaaaaatgtctaataaatatttatataaaaataaaatagaatttctaaataacaaatatataaccACAAAAAAGAATCTTGATGCTAATCACGGTCTCATTTAAAAGTTTCGAGAATAGATCTTTTAAGATAAGGTCTTAGTTGGATGATTGGGCATTTTTTGTAAATGAGTTTCCTTTGTATTGGCAACCCAACCAGatgacaaattcaaattctatgTGGTTTTTGAAGGATGTGTTTAAATAAGCTTGGAGTGTAATTTGACTGAGTTTTCTAATTACGCAGGTACGATTTGTTTATCTATTTTGATTGGGGTTATAGGAATATTTAGTgaccttttattttgttttagtagatCCGGTAGTTTAATTCAAAGATATATCAAAAGGCGATAAATGCTcgtaagaaaggaaaagaaacacaaataaAGTCCTTAATAGTTGAGGGGATCCCCTTTGGTAAATGATAGAGGACTATATaaggagaaagagagaaaaagtttCATTTGAGTGAGTTCAACATGGATGGACCAATCACTTTGAGCAAAGAGTAAGAGATTTTAAGAAAGGTTTGACAAGAAACTAAATTCTCtcatgaaaaaaagagaagaaaaagagctcataaaaatttaaccaacttttaaaataagatttattttcattttaaattatattttgggcctatttttaaacttataataGGCTGCaaccttttattgttattttggagtcttttaattattagattagttatGAGGCATTGGACCTACTTTAGGGTTATTAGTAGGAGTTATAAATAAACTCCTTAAACGCTTGattgatagttttttttatgaaatttcatattaaatacAGTTAAGTAAGAAAGTGTGCTCTTGTTCTTGTGTGAAACCTTAGGTTcttatcaaaaaattatattctctgTGACAAATCATCATCAACTCATAGAGTTTCAAATAGGTTCCCTAGTTTGCTAATCCTAAAAATTGGATCCGCAAACTAGGGTTCATCGATTGGTATCAAAGATTTGGTTCTTGAACCAGGTGTTATCTATCCTTTATGTTTCCTTTCTTCTTGTGTGTTTCTTTCTTTATTAGTTCTTTCCCTTTTGTTTAACTCTATATCATTATTTCATCTtcctttgttttatatatttgagtctatctttcttttttttcggaACTTTATCTAGtatcaatatctttttatcttctttttctatATAGTATCAAAATTCGtgcaaaaaagggaaaaaaaagaagtaaaagaagaaagaaatttagttttcaaatttggagccaaaattctGTTACagtctagatttggatctgcccaatcacatatttgcattcaaatttgaattttgtgccCAAAAAACGTGTAGAGATAAATAAAAGgagggaaaaaaacaaaaaaaaagttttgcatTCAAAATCCTTCTAGTTTTTACATacctatatttcaaaaaaaaaaattgtgtcttGTTGGTTATTTACATCTATTATAGTTCAATTCTTGGAcaattctttttcttgattatgGAGTCTTCTAGTTTGTTGTCTTCCTTGTCATTCCTTCTGagtatttctttcattatttttgcttgttctttaaattttttagttttctctTAGAGTATTTCTATTCTTGACTTCTTGAGTTGAGTTTTGATTTGTGAAATATTTCACATTGAATACTTCTTGATTTTGAGCTTGAAGGTTTTGCTTAAGAACTAACGAGGAGcaagagtggtaaaaggcaagagtgcaTATTATAACAGAAAAAGCCttgaaagagtgatacacaagtGAACTTGAGTAAAACACTAAGTTTGAGTGGTGAGgtcctattttatttattacttgtgCACTAACTTTCCTTGTAGGTATGGCTTCTACAAGTGGAGATGCTACTCCACCATCTCCAAAAACCGTAAGGCTCATGGTGGAGATGATTAAACTTGGTGATCAAATAAGAAGAATGAgttatgaaaatgaagaaaggatGACAAGAATGAGAAAGGAGAATGAGGAGAGTTTGAGAAGAATACATAGGAGTAGTGAAAATATAGAGCGAAGAAGAGATGACAGATCATCTAATTCTTTTCATGGAGAAGATGAGGGGTATGAAGAGGATGAGGGAGGAATGAGGAATGGGAGGTACAAGGAGAGAAGAAATCATAGAAGATATAGAGGTATGCAAATAGAGGAAGGGGTTAAGGAACTAAAGGTGAAGATCCTTACTTTTAAATGGAATTGTGATTCAGGAGTGTATCTTGAGTGGGAGATGAAGGTTGAGCAAGTATTTGCTTGTTACAACTacaatgaagagaaaaagatcaaattggCCTCACTAGAGTTTGAGGGATATGCTTTATTGTGGTGGAACCAAATGATGAGTGATGTTGAGAGGATGAGAAGGCCTTTGATTAATATGTGGCAAGACatgaagagagttttgagagagagGTTTGTGTCATCCTGTTATGGGAGAGACCTTCAGAACAAGCTTCCTATACTAACTCAAGGAAATAGGAGTGTGGATGAGTATTACAAAGAAATGGAGATTTTCTTGATTAAGGCTCAAATTGAGAAGTCTCAAGAGGCCACCATGgcaaggtttttgcatggtctcAATAGGGGGATCCAAGACATTGTAGAGTTACACCACTATACCTCTTTGGAGGATCTCATTCATCAAGCTATCAAGGTAGAATAGAAATTGAAGAGGAAGCAAATATACAAGAAGTCCTCCTATGACACTTCAACTTGGAAggataaggagacattcaagaaggagggaggaacTTCATTCATATCTCATGAAAAAGATGCTGccctttgtaaaaataattctaaaccTACTCCCACTTCTTCAAAAACGAGTTCTATTAAATGTTTCAAGTGTTTGGGAAATGGTCATATTGTCTCACAATGTCCTAACAAAAGGACTATGGTTGTGTTGGGTAATGGGGATATCACTAGTGCATCTTCTTCTAGCTCTTCTAGTtcttctagtgaaagtgaaagtgAATGTGATGTACAACCCCTGGAAGGTGATCTTTTGATGGCTAGGAGGTTAATGGGCAGTGTGTGTAAGGATAAAGATGAAACTCAAAGGGAGAATATTTTTCATACTAGGTGCATGGTCATGAAAAAAATATGCTCTTTGATTATTGATGGGGGTAGTTGCACTAATGTGCTAgccaaagattgattgaaaagctAGCTTTGAAAACTTCCCTTCACCTTAGGCCTTACAAACTACAATGGTTGAGTGAGAATGGGGAGCTAGTTGTAGATAGACAAGTTTTGATATGCTTCTCCATTGGAAAATATGTTGATGAAATATTGTTTGATGTAGTCCCTATAGAGGCTAGTCATCTCTTACTTGGAAGGCATTGGTAGTATGATAAGGGTGTTGTCCATAATggtgtcataaaaaaaatttcatttgtacATAAAGCGAAAAAGGCTACCCTCACACCTTTGTCTCCAAGTTAGGTTTGTGAGGATCTTTCTTGGAAGGCCTTAGTAGTATGATAAGGGTGTTGTCCATAATGgagtcataaaaaaaaattcatttgtacATAAAGCGAAAAAGGTTACCCTCACACCTTTGTCTCCAAGTTAGGTTTGTgaggatcaaataaaaatgagagtgaaaagagaacatgatagaaaaaaagagaaaagaaaaagtgataaaaagagaaagcaacatgaaaggagaaaaaaagagagtgaaactgtaaaaaaaaaaaaagatgaaaatcgagagagaaaaatatagagCTTATTCATAAGAGAAAAAGAGGTGAAATGAGTGATGCTAGCTAGGCAACCTATGTATTTACTAATTCCTCATGATTAGCGTTTTGTCTTCTATTGCTAATTCTTTTCCACTAGGTGTGGAATATTGAAGAAGTTTGGAGATGTCTTCCACAAAGACCCCTTCATGGGTTTCTTCCTTTAAGAGGGATAGAGCACCAAATTGATCTCGTGTCAGGAGCTTCCTTACCAAATAAGCCAACATATAGAAGCAATCCGTAAGAGACAAAAGAGATCCAAAGGCAAGTGGAGAGCTTGATGGAAAAAGGATGGGTGAGAGAAAGCTTGAGCCCATGTGCTATGCCTGTCATCTCAGTAAATCAAACTTTATATCAACTTATAAGGTACTTGGTAGGTAAGAATTTGAAAGCTTGGGATGAATGCCTACCCCATGCTGAATTTTCTTATAGGAAAAGTGGATAGTGATTGATATGGAAATAAAGTCATTCGCAAACCATCAGGTGAAATCCTTCTCCTATAATGATTTTGgtgagtttttatttatttatggtgTGATTACCTTTATAAGAAGAGTTATGACGAAGATGACAAAGTGAAGCCATATTAATTATCATGACTAAGTGAAGCCAACTTTCATTTCAAGCATATTAATAAGTCTTccaaattaaaagtatataattattataaagtattattatcatttaaatatttttttagttcttgtaatTTAGCGTTGTTGGGAAATTAGAGGGGCAAACACTAGGGGAATATTCACCAATGGGTCATGAGCAAACCATATGAGTGAACTTGAAATCACATTTTAACTCAAAACCTTAATGCTCTAGTACCTTGCACCGTCGCAACACTTGCGAGATTTGCTGTCTGACCTCAGACGCCAGGAAAACTTTTGATAAGTCACCAAGTCAAACTATTGACTTTGATATCAATTGTTGGGAAATCCAAAGGGGTAAACACTTGAGAGATTTTCACCAATGGACCATGAGCAAATCATATGAGTGAACttgacaccacactttaaccCAAAATCTTAAGGTTCAGGTCTGTGCGTCTTATCCTCACTTATATAGTTCTTAACCTTCCGATTTGAATCTAATGTGGAACTCtacctcacacttgtacttcaataaacatttttttgtcattgtaaaattatttttttgtttttagtcattGCAAATTAATATGTTTTGTTATCAGCCTTTAAAATACTTTAGATAACACTTTGAACTGTGAAAAAATGACACCTAAAAGATTATAAagacgaaaaataaaataaatataacttgtaacaaataaaaataaaaaaataattttataaagactaaaaataaaaaaaaatcactaaattaTAAGCACTAATACTCTCACCATAATTCTTAATATActcatattataatttttcaaattttttaataaatatttttaacacacTCAACTGGATGATCCTTATTATTATTCCTTATTTATCACTCATATTATATGtactttgattaaaaaatatatacattttttttaaaagaaaaaagcactTGGTATGTATGTACGGAGACGACATGATGACACAAACAAAGTTGCCGGGCACGATTGCAATCCCAAAACAGCATTACATGTTCCTCGTAAAGCCGCCAATTTGGATTTTCTGAACATAAAACACAATTCAACTTCTCACCCCACGCGCCCTATTGGCGCGTGCAGAACAAACCCTCTTTGATTTGTCTTGTGTCATCACCTCTACGAAGAAATATCAACCCACTTTCCAATTTCCATTCAGTCTCGTTGGACTTTTCAAATTCGAGAACCGCCAACCAAAATCCCTGCTTTCTTCGCTGttctctatatattatttttacttttgtagattcattattcattcattcattttaagaaaataataaacccATATTTAAGTGAAGTATACCTATTTGATTTGCCTCATTAGATCGGGTTGGCTACGAATTTTTTTCGAAACCCTTCTCTTTTCTCAATTGGGTTTCCATCTTTGATTGGATTTCATTGCCATGGCTCCAAAGGATCCCAAGCAAGTTGCTGCTGCTTCTGGTGGTGGGGGTGGCTTTTTTGCTTCTATTGCTTCCAGTTTGTCCAATTTTGGCAGTGCCATGTCCAAATCCGTTAATGGGTATGAATCCTTTGGAGttgaattttgaaagttgttaaatttatcatttttgatGTTTTTCTCTAGGGGTGTCCCAAGATCATCGATTTTCcccttttatcaaaatttttaacACTGCTAGATGATGCTTCCTTTGGAAATTCATCTTTCTCAAttggttttgtttgtttattgatTGGATTTATTATGATATATGGTCTTCACTGTTGTGTGTGTTAGCTTGTGGCTGTTTCACACTTATTGATGCATGGTTTAATTTATGAGAttcttgattattttaatgtattctGATCATGTTCAGAATTGTGGTTTCGTATTCATTTTTCAGTTTCAGCATCACTTGAAACATGGCTTGTAATTGATTGATTTATTTCTTGAAGCTTGTGTTACTCTCATTCAGTTTCATGAGCTGGTAAGGTTTATTTTTGTTGACCATTTCTGATGTTGTTACTCAGTTTGGTGGGCTACGAGGGGCTGGAGGTTATTAATCCAGAAGGAGGAACTGAAGATGCTGAAGAGGAAGCAAAAAAGGGACGATGGAAACAAGAGGTATACCACCTATCACTATCTTTGTAATGTATTAGCAAGTTGCAGTGAAGAAAAACTAAAGGTCACAACTCACAAGGCTTGCACTCATGACTGTCTGAACAAAATATGATGATTGATAGGGGATGAAAGAATCATCTAAGTCAAAGAAAGTTTATCATGCGTGGCAGTTATTCCTCTATACTGATTGAAACAATCTAGATTCATAGATAAGAATTGTCGcttgttatttttgttaaaagggATGGGAATGTGCTTATTGAACCTTGATGTTTTCCACTTTAGTCAATCTTATGGTCTGGTTGGCATGTTGGGGCAAGCTTCTTGCTAAGTCATGCTATGGTCTACAGATAATATGCAATGTAAACCAATGGTTTCTTTAATTATCGgtataaaagtttatttttattttatctcatggTGAACTTTGGAgaatttcttttcctccatatTTATAATGTATCAATTCTGCATGTTTATTTCCTTTACTTACACTTAATAGGAGCGAGATGGTTACTGGAAAATGATGCAAAAGTATGTTGGCTCTGATATCACATCAATGGTGACACTTCCGGTTATCATTTTTGAGCCAATGACAATACTTCAGAAAATGGCTGAGGTCTGTTTTATATACTTTGCTGCATTTGTTTTTGCTATTACATTAACACAAACTATTTAGCAAATTCTCTGTCAGTACAATCTCATTGGTCATAATACATTTTCACAGCTTATGGAGTACTCTTACCTGTTAGATATGGCAGATAAGACTGAGGATCCATACATGAGACTAGTATATGCTTGTAAGCATTACTTTCACATTTTTGTTCTCTCTCCCTCGTCTCCGTCTCTGTCATTTGTGCATACATTGCATGGAATTTGATCTTACAGATTATTTTTGCAGCATCATTCTTTATATCCATCTACTATGCCTATCAACGAACATGGAAGCCATTCAATCCAATTCTTGGTGAGACTTATGAAATGGTTAACCATGGTGGCATTACATTTATATCAGAGCAGGTGAGTTACGTTTAAGGTGctgtttatttttaacaaaatcaagaaaattcCCATGTTTCTtatgccttttttattttttttgggggggtggGAGGGTGCTTGGCCTCTCTTGATATCCATATTATAATGGAAGTATTCATAATTCTCACTGTTATTTACTTATTCAACGATGCTCCTATATTATGTATGATTCTGACTTGTGATTCAAATCTCTATAGGTCAGCCATCACCCTCCAATGAGTGCTGGGCATGCTGAAACTGAACATTTCACTTATGATATaacatcaaaattgaaaaccaaaTTTCTTGGCAACTCAGCTGATTTATATCCTGTTGGAAGGTAATACTTGCCTACCTTTTTCCACGACACTTCATTTTTACTGAGATTTGTGGAACTCAATGTTTTTACACTCCCATTCGGTCCTCTTTTGTTATCTTAGTCTGGGTATTGTTTATGGCTTTCCCTTGTAATTAAATAGAAGTAAAATACACATAGGTGACATGAACTGTAAACTGTGTATCTTATGCTTAAGAATGTTCCATATGCTTTTACCTCAATTTAGTTTGTAGTTCTTTTTGTGTGATGGATGTCTACAAAGTTCATTAGTAaacattttaccttttttaagtTGTATTCATTTGTAACATACTGTTACTTGGATGCAGAACGCGTGTTACTCTCAAAAGAGATGGTGTGGTCCTTGATTTGGTGCCTCCTCCTACAAAAGTTAGCAACTTGATTTTTGGACGAACTTGGATTGATTCATCAGGAGAGATGATCCTGACAAATCTGACTACAGGGGACAAAGTGGTGCTGTATTTTCAACCATGCGGCTGGTTTGGGTATGACTACTTTCTCTTGCCATCAAATGTTCACTCGTAACCTACTATTTCTTGCTCAGTATGTGGAGTTGtgcacttttaatttaataatttattcagTGCTGCTGTTATATATCTTATCAACTTAAAAAGATTTTTGCATTTGCAGAGCTGGTAGATATGAAGTGGATGGATTTGTGTATAATTCTGCTGACGAGCCTAAGATACTGATGACTGGAAAATGGAACGAGGCAATGAATTATCAACTTTGTGACTCAGAGGGAGAACCACTTCCAGGCACAGAGCTGAAAGAGGTTTGTAATTCAACTTTCGTCACTGTTACACCAGATTTTATTGATTactattataaatatgatatattatGAGTTAGTAGCATGCCAATTTATTCTATATATTATGTCATTTTAACTCTTCCTGAAATTTTAGTAGAGATTAGTGACTTATCCAAAACTGCGTGTAAGCATATCTAagatttatacttttaaaagtTTTGTACATATCTATTGGTTTTATACatgatttgaattattttggtttggtttggttcacaTGGTTGTACTGCATCAACTGCAATAATTCTGACAATAGTCAGCTCTAACTTCATACAATTGAATGCTTAGTTGTGGAAATTAGTAAATGAACTATAAAAAGTGTGTTTAGGGAGCATTTAACCTTTGCTTTTTCTAGGTGTGGTCTAATACCGGCCATCACTTGAGTCCTCAACTTCTTATGCTTCACTGCACATAAAATAGTATGATTTTCAGGATAGATGGCAGCATTTAGTGTCACTCTATGATTTCTGCTTGGTTGGGttgtcatcaccttttgttccatcaatttgaattatttttttgaagtaaCCATTCCCATTCTGCACAGATTTGGAGAGTTGCTGATGCCCCCAAGAAGGACAAATTCCAGTACACGCATTTTGCACACAAGATTAACAGCTTTGACACTGCTCCCAAGAAGTTGTTGGCATCTGATTCTCGTCTACGTCCCGATAGAATGGCCCTTGAGAAGGGTGACCTATCCACATCTGGTTATGAGAAGAGCAGGTAAGAAATGATGAAAAAAGGTTTTAAGTTTGTTAATATTTCTCTATGAGCATCACCTAAGAGATCTTAACTCTTACCATATGTGCTTAAACTTGTTATTCAGTTTGGAGGAGAGGCAAAGAACTGAGAAGAGAAACCGAGAGGCCAAGGGCCATAAGTTCACTCCTAGATGGTTTGATTTAACTGATGAAGTAACTCCGACCCCTTGGGGTGACTTGGAAGTTTACCAATACAATGGTAAATATACCGAACATCGCGCTGCTGTTGATAGTTCTGAGTGCATAGAGGTGCCTGACAGCAGAACAGAATTCAACCCTTGGCAATATGATAATTTGGATGCTGAATAATAAGCATCCTTGTAGAATTCTTTCTATTCTTTGAACtatcattttgttattaagTTTGCCATGTATCTTGATTGGAATGCTTgaaatttggttttgtttttgggTTGTTTATAATTGTAGTTATTGTagtatttgattaattaatagtaGCTATGTTAGTTCATCAGTCCACTTTGCTTGGATAAATGTCAGTAGAGAAAGTAAAGTTATATTCCTTTATCCTTGGGACCTTTCTTGCTCCCTTAAGTATGTAGAAGTATTGCATAGTTACTCCCTTTGTTCTTTTGACGAGACAGCTCTATTGTTGTTGCATAATGTTGCTTCAAGTTCATTACTTCTGTTAAATTAtcataagaaattttatatttttttgtgacaaATGAAAAAAGACGACAAAAAGAAAACTAGGGCCACACCAAGAGTCAGGAAAAAGCAAAGGGATTTTCTTCCTACACTGCGTAAAATTCTTGTGCACCCAACAAGATTTTAAAACAAGTCTCCTCCCTACACCCAACCTATCTTGTGTCTGTGCCTGCTGTTTCAATCTTCGTTGTCCCTTCCTTTGCGTCGCACCGCCAGTCCCTTTCATTCATCCCTCTCTTTGCGTTGCACTGTCAGTCCCTGCCATTCATCCCTCCCTTTGTGTTGTGTTGTCCCTTTGCGTTGCACTGTCTTCATCCCTCCCTTTGCGTTGCACTGTCAGTCCCTGTCTCCCGTCGTCACCGTGAGCCCCCTTGTGAGTTTATTTTGTCTGTGttgatagaaaatgaaaagatataacaTCCTTTCAGATTGGTAATTCGTAGCATCCTTACGGTTTGAGAATCCATAGCATTCATACGGCAAATTTCCTGCATGGGGTTACTTTTAGAAACATTTTCCCGAAATGGGTCTGTTTCTAAAGTAATCCCTGCATGGTGCTCTTTTTTACGTAGAGACCATGCAAATCGCAGGAGGGAATGGCGATTTCGTCGTCGACGCGACAGCTGGCACCGGTGTCGCCATCTTCAATGGCGTGTTGCAGGAAGCTTGgactcgccagtttgactggcgagttGAGGGGTTTGCAGTTCCTAGGTGCAGGCTATTTCCAACGCTGCAGTCTGCAACCTGCAATGGGCAGTTCCTAGGTGCAGGGTGTCGCCAGCTCCAATGGCGTTTTGGTTGGACAAAATCGCCAGCACGATCAGCGATTTGCCTTGCTTGGGGTTTTTAAATCCCCCCTCCCCCGTAGGCCATTCACGCCTGAAAAAGATAGAGAAGAGAGAAGCTTGGTGGTGGGCTTGCTGGTGCTGTGAAGAAGGATTGTTGCTGTTgtgctgtttgtgtttgaaaaaaaattttcaattctaatttttcagtgagtttatttaattatttttttattttatttgtatgctgatgataattatagttttattaatatgtgttattagtatttttatcttaagttagttttagttagaatttataattataattttattaatatgtgttattagttttttatgttaagttagttttagttagaaaggataactttagtttaatttgataatttaatatgtgttattagttttttttatcataagttagttttagttagaattgataattataattttatgaatatgtgttattatttttttttatgttaaattagttATAGTTagatatgataaatttaatttaatatgtgttatttgtttttttttatcttaagttagttttagttagaatttataattagaattttatgaatatgtgttattaggttttttatcttaagttagttttagttagaaatgataaatttaatttaatttgataatttaatatatgttattagcttttttatcttaagttagttttagttagaatttataattataattttattaatatgtgttattagtttttttatgttaagttagttttagttagaaatgataactttaatttaatttgataatttaatatgtgttattagttttttttatcttaagttagttttagttagaatttataattagaattttatgaatatgtgttattagcttttttatgttaagttggttttagttagaaatgataaatttaatttaatttgataatttaatatgtgttattagtttttattatcttaagttagttttagttagaatttataattttaattttatgaatatgtgttattagttttttttatgttaaattagttATAGTTagatatgataaatttaatttaatatgtgttatttgttttttttatcttaagttagtttcacttagaatttataattataattttatgaacatgtgttattagcttttttatcttaagttagttttagttagaaatgataaatttaatttaatttgataatttaatatgtgttattagtttttattaccttaagttagttttagttagaatttataattataattttatgaatatgtgttatt
This window harbors:
- the LOC100775781 gene encoding oxysterol-binding protein-related protein 3B-like, translated to MAPKDPKQVAAASGGGGGFFASIASSLSNFGSAMSKSVNGLVGYEGLEVINPEGGTEDAEEEAKKGRWKQEERDGYWKMMQKYVGSDITSMVTLPVIIFEPMTILQKMAELMEYSYLLDMADKTEDPYMRLVYASSFFISIYYAYQRTWKPFNPILGETYEMVNHGGITFISEQVSHHPPMSAGHAETEHFTYDITSKLKTKFLGNSADLYPVGRTRVTLKRDGVVLDLVPPPTKVSNLIFGRTWIDSSGEMILTNLTTGDKVVLYFQPCGWFGAGRYEVDGFVYNSADEPKILMTGKWNEAMNYQLCDSEGEPLPGTELKEIWRVADAPKKDKFQYTHFAHKINSFDTAPKKLLASDSRLRPDRMALEKGDLSTSGYEKSSLEERQRTEKRNREAKGHKFTPRWFDLTDEVTPTPWGDLEVYQYNGKYTEHRAAVDSSECIEVPDSRTEFNPWQYDNLDAE